From a single Brassica oleracea var. oleracea cultivar TO1000 chromosome C5, BOL, whole genome shotgun sequence genomic region:
- the LOC106343233 gene encoding UDP-glycosyltransferase 71B2-like has translation MQLELVFIPSPGDGHIKPLVEVAKLLVERDDRVSVTILIIPQMVGFSTGSSSSYIASLSTASEDRLHYNVLSVADEPNSDGPKPNFLAFIDSFKPQVKAAVEKLITDPAQPESSPPSRLAGFVVDMFCTEMIDVANEFNVPSYLFYTSNATFLGTQFHAQYLYDVEKYDVSDLKDSDITELEVPCLSRPLPVKCFPSVMLNKYWLPIVFGQVRRFRETKGILVNTFAELEPHAMKFFSGGDNNLPTVYPVGPVLNLKTKGPDSTDDKQTEILSWLDEQPRESVVFLCFGSMGGFREDQAKEIAIALERSGHRFLWSLRRALPKGTMGHPGDFTNLEEILPEGFLDRTAKIGKIIGWAPQNAILENPAVRGFVSHCGWNSTLESLWFGVPMATWPLYAEQQINAFELVEELGLAVEIRNSFRADIMAEESELMTAEEIERGIRCLMEQDNVRDRVKEISEKSHVALMEGGSSHAALLKFIEDVTTNIS, from the coding sequence ATGCAACTAGAGCTTGTTTTCATACCATCACCTGGTGACGGCCACATCAAACCACTAGTGGAAGTTGCTAAGCTTCTTGTCGAGCGTGATGACCGTGTCTCCGTCACCATCCTTATCATCCCTCAAATGGTTGGATTCAGTACCGGAAGCTCTAGCTCCTACATCGCTTCTCTCTCCACCGCATCTGAAGACCGCCTCCACTACAACGTTCTCTCCGTCGCCGATGAACCAAACTCCGATGGCCCTAAACCCAATTTCCTCGCTTTCATCGATAGCTTCAAGCCACAGGTGAAGGCCGCCGTTGAGAAACTCATCACTGACCCAGCACAACCCGAGTCGTCACCGCCGTCACGGCTTGCTGGTTTCGTGGTGGACATGTTCTGCACGGAGATGATTGATGTGGCCAACGAGTTTAACGTACCGAGTTACCTGTTTTACACCTCAAACGCCACGTTTCTAGGGACACAATTCCACGCTCAGTATCTTTATGACGTTGAGAAATATGACGTCAGCGACTTGAAGGATTCGGACATAACCGAGTTGGAGGTTCCGTGTTTGTCTCGTCCTTTACCGGTTAAGTGTTTCCCATCTGTGATGTTAAACAAGTACTGGTTACCGATTGTGTTTGGCCAAGTGAGAAGATTCAGAGAAACCAAGGGTATTTTGGTAAATACCTTTGCTGAGCTGGAGCCTCATGCTATGAAGTTTTTCTCCGGCGGAGATAATAATCTTCCCACGGTGTATCCCGTTGGACCGGTTTTGAATCTCAAAACCAAAGGTCCGGATTCAACCGACGACAAGCAGACAGAGATCCTAAGCTGGTTGGACGAGCAGCCTCGTGAGTCTGTTGTGTTCCTCTGTTTTGGGAGCATGGGAGGGTTCCGTGAGGACCAAGCAAAGGAAATAGCTATAGCCCTTGAGCGAAGTGGTCATCGTTTCCTTTGGTCTCTTCGCCGTGCCCTGCCTAAGGGAACGATGGGACATCCCGGAGACTTTACAAACCTTGAAGAGATCCTCCCGGAGGGGTTCTTAGACCGGACGGCGAAGATAGGGAAGATTATCGGTTGGGCTCCACAGAACGCCATACTAGAAAACCCTGCGGTCAGAGGATTTGTGTCGCACTGTGGATGGAACTCAACACTTGAGAGTCTCTGGTTCGGTGTTCCAATGGCCACGTGGCCTCTTTATGCTGAGCAACAGATTAATGCATTTGAGTTGGTGGAGGAGCTAGGGCTAGCGGTGGAGATCCGGAACTCTTTCCGGGCCGATATTATGGCGGAGGAGTCGGAGTTAATGACGGCGGAGGAGATAGAGAGGGGGATCCGGTGTTTGATGGAGCAGGATAACGTGAGGGATAGAGTGAAGGAGATCAGTGAAAAGAGCCACGTGGCGTTAATGGAAGGTGGGTCTTCTCACGCTGCTCTTCTAAAGTTCATTGAAGACGTCACTACGAATATCTCTTGA